Genomic DNA from Scylla paramamosain isolate STU-SP2022 chromosome 12, ASM3559412v1, whole genome shotgun sequence:
ATTACCATGTTCTATCAGAATCACTATCAGCCAACACTTTCTCACAGAGACCTTGAGTTACTTGCATCTGTCCACACTGACACAGTAAGAGAATGAACAAGCTGTTTATAATCACAGGACCATGACCCCCACATGTGGGGAGTTTACTATACCACCAATATTTTCATCCAGCCATGTGGTACACCAGTACTGTCACTGTTTTGTTAGTCAGCCACACAACATTGTAATTTTAAAGGTCTAAccttgaaaataaaacaaaatatgtattacaaaacaataaagaaaaagaaaaaatcatgtaaataaatgaatagtgaTTTTGGGGGGGGAGATAAACATCCCACTTTAAAGACTGCAGTTAGTAATACTGTTGGCAgagtatatacatacatgtgtgtgtgtgtgtgtgtgtgtgtgtgtgtgtgtgtgtgtgtgtgtgtgtgtgtgtgtgtgtgtgtgtgtgtgtgtgtgtatgtgtgtgtgtttaatatatgaaaaaaggatATTTGTCCTTTTCATATTTAAGATTATTAGTCACTTAAATATTTGCTTGATGCCACAATATGACAAGTGAATATCAAAGTTAATGAGGAAACAAGAgcttaaactgaaaaaaaaatatacaggccAATTATCTTATTTCTAATAAACATATGCAAAAGTTTATGTTCATAAATGATGTATTTTCTAGGAAAATATCATGCAataatacattctctctctctctctctctctctctctctctctctctctctctctctctcttagggaaAACAAATAATGTTTATTGAACACAATGtgtctctacacacacacacacacacacacatacattcactcACTGTGGACAGATTACATAGAAAGAGTCTGTGTATGCCTTGCCATCTGTGTGTATCATGACCATGTGGCTGGCATGTGCATCTGTGGCTGTGTGCACAGGAAGACTGGTGGCCGAGGTGGAGACAATCAATGAGCCAGCAGTGGATGCagctgcaggtggtggtggtggtgctggcagtggtggtggaggtgcacaCATGGTATGTGTGCTGATGCCAGTGGTGGCAGGGATGGTGTACATGGCTGTATTGTGTGTGGTAGACAATACAGGGGCAgctggtggctggctggcaggaGTGCTGACTGAGACAACAGCTGGCGGAAATGGGCCTGTGTTGGGGGCCTGGAATGTGGGGGAGAACTGGCTTCCAGTCTGATTTGTGGATGGAGTAAAGTGGTGAGGAGGACCAGCCAGACCCTTGATGTATTCAGCCATGTGCTCAACCAGGACAGTCACCTCGTCCTGTGCCCCTGATGGTGGGAGTGGCGGGGCAAGGGATGGCAGGCGCACTGGCCGGCCGTACAGCAGTGTGAAGGGACAGGCCGCCCGGCTGGTCTGGGGAAAGGAGCGGTAGGAGAGGAGAGCCGGTGGCAGGAGCAGGTCCCAGGTGTAGCGGTGGGTGTCACTGAGCCTGGTGAGAGCCCCACACAGCAGACTGTTGTGCCAGCTTCCTGGGGAATCCACAACAcccaacacacgcacactcaggCCCATGAGTGCATACACACGCTCACTGAGACGAATACAAAACTCCTCTTGACTTGGCCGGGCCAGCAGCTCCTCCACTGCTCCATGGCGGCCCACCACCTCAGCCAGGAAGGCTCCAACAGCCTCTGTTGTGGCCTCCGTCAGGGCCACAGCCTCAGCCCAGCCTGTAGCACTGTCTGTCAAGACTGCAATGAACCGTCTACCCTTGTGGGTCTCAGCAAGTGGCCCTAGCAGGTCCAGGCCACAGCGGGCCATGGCCTGCTCACTGGGGATAGGGAGGGCCAGGGTGGAAGTCGGGGTAGGCACTGCCTCACACTTAAAGGTATTGCTTGCTGTGGGGGGAGAGGGTGCCCCAGGCTCCAAGATGGTGCCAATGACATCAAGACCAATTTGTTCCATGGCTCGATCCACAATTCTGTCTTTGGCATGCTCcaccccctccatcccctccctggGCCCCTGCTGCACCCcggccacagcagcagcagcagcctgccccacacacactgcacattCCACCTTAACATAGCCATGTACATCCTTGGCAATGGTGCGCCAGTAGTAGTTGGTACTGATCTTCTTGAgactgtaaaagaaaagagttataagtctctctctctctctctctctctctctctctctctctctctctctctctctctctctctctctctctctctctctctctctcttgatatcactgacacacacaagtacaaaaataaCAGCCATCCAATTTAAGAGTAGTGCCAttcaaggggagagggaaaaaagttgagtaataaatgaagaaaggtaaaggaaagatTTCATTAGTCCATGATGTTCCAAGGAATGAAGGGACTGGAGCAATTGTAAAGAGAAGACATGGATGCTCTGACTACTCGGCTAATCATGACATCACTGGTTGCTGTTTGGTTAGAAGGGTCTGTATAGTACAGTACAACCAAATGATTACAGACTTCTAGTTTTTCTTGACAGTATGGGACTTTTTACACACATGATGTGCCATTGCAATAACATAACTCAAGAACTAAGGTATTTTTGTTCAaggattttcattgttttcattgttgCAGGATTGAATTCAGCATGTCACTGATAAGGCCACAATGTTTGAATAActtagaaaaaaagtgatatcaCTTACAACAGcttgactgaatgactaaatGCATCCTACAGCAGGTGGGACAGAAGAGAATACAGTTAAATACTTGCCAGCAAACAAATGGGTATAAATCCCAATACACTTTCTGTACTTCTACTAATTGAAGAATCCTCCAATAATTACTTTTTGTGGGAGACAATTTTGGACTAATATTAAATTTATTACTGTTATGTGTATTGGAGATAAATAACCTTTAACTAGCTAAGCAACACAATTAAACATCAACTCACGTTCTGTTTATGCCATGGTGGCGGCCGTCATGCTGCAGGTGGCTGGACTCAAtgatcctcttcttctccttgatGCCCTTCACCACCAGCAAGGTTCCATACTTTTTATGATTGTAGAAAAGCTCATCTTTGCAGCAGGTGAATGGGCGGCATTTTTTCCGCCAGTTGCTTCTGCTGTCCttgcttttaatattttctgGATACTTGCTCTTGGAAACAAAATTCAAGATCTCTTCAAATTCCTTTTCATCCATACCCTGTTGAAGATGGAGCTTAAGTTAGTGTGCTGGCTGCATGTGGAATGCAATGGGATTGtattaaggaaagagaaacagtagAAGGGATAGAAATAACagataataatagaaaatattgAAGTAAATGTAATGTCTGATCCATAACTTCTTGTAGTGTCCTTTGAGAGCATGTAGAGGCTGTTGCATAAACATAGGCACCTACACAGTGTTTAGTAGTTTTGCAGAGAGGTTGTATAGCTTTAGTAATAAGGTAAAGAGTGAAAAGGAATGATAaagtgtgaagggaaggaatacaTCTAATAATTGAAAACCAAGCTCTtgcaataattatttttccacTTAAATATTTACCATAGCACCTGTCTGCAATCTACTTCATTATATTAATTAGGTAACAATtacctatttcttcttttagtgAAACAAGGAAGCAAACTTTCTTAATACACATAACAGGTTCCAGTCAGGCAGATATAAGCAGCATTCCATTCTTATTTTGTCCTGAGAATTGTATCATCCATATATCCACTGAAGAAGTCTTAGTCCACTTTCATCTATTACCTTTCTTTGTGAAGTGGTTGTCACATTATTGATACAGAGAAGGGATACACACATGCTGAAGGAGGGAATATGTACCATAGTAATTGTTTATTTGCcagtggggggaaaaaaaagggggaattATATAAGTTCTGTCAGTGCTCTACCAATGTCTCCATGCTTTCCTCTTtagtaatgctctctctctctctctctctctctctcattagggaGTTGCCTCATTACTGGTGGACGGCAGAAATCATCCTATGTACTACCAGCACCTATTTCCCTCCCTAGCTTGACCCCACAGACTCACCAGACCACCACAGGCTGGGCTGGCCGCGTCACATCCTTCACTCTAGCTGGGGCAGGGTAAGGCGTGGGAATGGAGCTCTACAAGCCTGAGGTAGATCGTTCACCTGAGAATATTccgcccctctctcctctcccttgccaAGTAaggtcccctccctcccctgcaccGCCTCATGATTAATGTTTCCCTGCAGAGTGAGAGTCAGGTCGAGTATCAACagcccttcctcccctcactaaGGCCATAAGACAGGCTCAGGTAACAGTAGTATAAACAGACTTTATTGAAGTGTTACATGGAGTAATGAGAGTAAATCGACCCCATTTTCTTCCCGTTAAGTGAATAGGACCATCTCTTTCTCGGTACGCAACACGATCAGCATGTGATGTTCCCCAGAGGAGCAGCGGACCAAGACTATCTGGCGAGACAGGGCACGCAAGGCGATATGACGTCTTGAGGCTGAGCAGCTGGAGGAGGGTGGAAATGTGACGGGAAAAGACTTGCTTCTCTCATCATATTGGTACACCGTAACCATTGGTCCTCCCCTGCACTGCTACCAACTCCCAGACCCGGCCAACCTTACTCGCACTGCTGCTCATGCATTTCTTTAGTATTTTGATAGCAGAAGTAAACTATAAAAATTATTAATTATAAGCATGAATTCTACTAGTTGCTCATATGAAAACTCCTGGGACGCGCATGGAACAATAATCGGGTTGTTGAGTTGGTAACACTGTTTAAAGGGAATTTGGTTGTGCATTTAAGTTTGCGAGTTGGAGGAGGTTCA
This window encodes:
- the LOC135105962 gene encoding uncharacterized protein LOC135105962, with the translated sequence MDEKEFEEILNFVSKSKYPENIKSKDSRSNWRKKCRPFTCCKDELFYNHKKYGTLLVVKGIKEKKRIIESSHLQHDGRHHGINRTLKKISTNYYWRTIAKDVHGYVKVECAVCVGQAAAAAVAGVQQGPREGMEGVEHAKDRIVDRAMEQIGLDVIGTILEPGAPSPPTASNTFKCEAVPTPTSTLALPIPSEQAMARCGLDLLGPLAETHKGRRFIAVLTDSATGWAEAVALTEATTEAVGAFLAEVVGRHGAVEELLARPSQEEFCIRLSERVYALMGLSVRVLGVVDSPGSWHNSLLCGALTRLSDTHRYTWDLLLPPALLSYRSFPQTSRAACPFTLLYGRPVRLPSLAPPLPPSGAQDEVTVLVEHMAEYIKGLAGPPHHFTPSTNQTGSQFSPTFQAPNTGPFPPAVVSVSTPASQPPAAPVLSTTHNTAMYTIPATTGISTHTMCAPPPPLPAPPPPPAAASTAGSLIVSTSATSLPVHTATDAHASHMVMIHTDGKAYTDSFYVICPQ